The following are encoded together in the Panicum virgatum strain AP13 chromosome 6K, P.virgatum_v5, whole genome shotgun sequence genome:
- the LOC120639177 gene encoding tryptophan--tRNA ligase, cytoplasmic-like, with translation MEIEESAAAEQVVTPWEVSAPAGGSLHYDMLIDRFGCQRIDAAIVNRIARLTRRPQHRFLRRGIFFAHWDLNMILDLYEAGEKFYMYTGRGPSSESLHLGHLIPFMFTKYLQDVFKVPLVIQLSDDEKFSWKKNLTIAECERLARENAKDIIACGFDVERTFIFSNLNYVGREFYKNTLEVAKHVTYNNLRATYGITLEDHIGKVSYPPVQAPPAFASSFPQLFRGNDQLRCLIICAVDQDTYSRTIRDVAPKIGFQKPSLIESRFFPALQGENTKMSASDPKSEIYVTDSSEQIKAKVNKYAFSGGQDSVELHRKLGANLDVDVPIKYLEFFLEDDDELDHIKKEYKEGRMLTGEVKRRLIEVLSELVARHQRARAQVTEEMVDAFMAVRPLPNMFG, from the exons ATGGAAATTGAGGAATCGGCAGCAGCGGAGCAGGTAGTGACACCGTGGGAGGTGTCAGCTCCGGCTGGGG gttcgttacactacGACATGCTGATCGACCGGTTCGGCTGCCAGCGCATCGACGCGGCAATCGTCAACCGCATCGCGCGCCTCACGCGCCGCCCACAGCATCGTTTCCTCAGGCGCGGGATCTTCTTCGCTCACTG GGATTTGAACATGATACTTGACCTCTACGAGGCAGGGGAGAAGTTCTACATGTACACAGGGAGGGGACCCTCATCAGAGTCCCTGCACCTTGGCCACCTCATTCCCTTCATGTTCACAAA GTATTTGCAGGATGTCTTCAAGGTGCCCCTGGTGATACAGCTATCTGACGATGAAAAGTTTTCGTGGAAGAAGAACTTGACTATTGCCGAATGTGAAAGGCTTGCCCGTGAAAATGCGAAAGACATTATAGCCTGTGGATTTGATGTTGAAAGAACTTTCATTTTTTCAAATCTCAATTATGTTGGACG GGAATTTTATAAAAATACGCTTGAAGTTGCCAAACATGTGACATATAACAAC CTTAGAGCGACATATGGAATTACTCTGGAGGATCACATTGGTAAGGTCAGCTATCCTCCTGTGCAGGCTCCTCCAGCGTTCGCTTCTTCGTTTCCCCAACTGTTTCGTGGCAATGACCAACTGCGGTGCCTTATCATATGTGCAGTAGACCAG GATACTTATTCTAGGACCATTCGTGATGTTGCTCCTAAAATTGGTTTTCAGAAACCTTCACTGATTGAATCAAGATTTTTCCCTGCACTTCAG GGAGAGAACACTAAAATGTCGGCCAGTGACCCAAAATCCGAAATATACGTGACAGATAGTTCTGAACAAATAAAGGCAAAG GTGAATAAATATGCTTTCTCGGGTGGCCAGGACTCTGTGGAGCTTCACAGGAAACTTGGTGCTAACCTTGAT GTGGATGTCCCAATTAAATACCTAGAGTTCTTCCTAGAAGATGATGACGAGCTTGACCACATAAAGAAG GAGTATAAGGAAGGAAGGATGCTAACTGGCGAAGTAAAGCGGCGACTCATTGAGGTTCTATCGGAGCTGGTTGCTAGACATCAGAGAGCTAGAGCTCAAGTGACTGAGGAG ATGGTTGATGCATTCATGGCAGTAAGGCCTCTTCCTAACATGTTTGGCTGA
- the LOC120712304 gene encoding probable L-gulonolactone oxidase 6, with amino-acid sequence MEGPQILLVLLVLTQISLTGCSPPRDPVACIDGTSNCTISNAYGSFPDRSICRAASVAYPRSEQELVAAVAAAVAAKRKVKVATRYSHSFPKLACPGGSDGTIISTQWLNRTVRIDAEKQLMTVEGGMVLRDLIYAAAGAGLALPHSPYWYGLTIGGLLGTGAHGSSLWGKGGAVHEYVMGLRIVTPAPASQGFATVRDLGIDDPDLNAAKVSIGVLGVISQVTLALQPLFKRSVSMVNCDESDLAEQVAAWGHLHEFANISWLLYDGKVVYRQDDRVDVSVPGNGLDDGLRPYPAAELIAERVQDERLEANGSDAARCSAVRMAAAQMEALGYGLTNDGVSFTGYPVVGYQHRIQASGRCLDGAGDDVCPWDPRIRGPFYYDSGFSVPLSRVPEFVADVQRLRDLNPQAFCVLGTLGVFMRYVKASTAYLGKPEDCIDVDLLYYRSYESGTPRAHADVIDELEQMALLKYGGVPHWGKSRNYAFDGAIAKFPRASEFRKVRDRYDPEGIFSSEWSDQVLGIKGSPSIVGKGCAIEGLCVCSDDSHCAPEKGYLCRPGKVYPEARVCAFVGEGFVDVL; translated from the exons ATGGAAGGACCGCAGATCCTTCTTGTGCTCCTCGTCCTTACCCAGATAAGCCTCACCGGCTGCAGCCCTCCGCGGGATCCGGTAGCCTGCATCGACGGCACCTCCAACTGCACCATCAGCAACGCATATGGCTCCTTCCCGGACCGCAGCATCTGCCGCGCGGCGAGCGTCGCCTACCCCCGCAGCGAGCAGGAGCTcgtggcggccgtggcggccgcggtggcggccaAGCGCAAGGTGAAGGTCGCCACGAGGTACTCCCACAGCTTCCCCAAGCTGGCCTGCCCCGGCGGCAGCGACGGCACCATCATCAGCACGCAGTGGCTCAACCGGACCGTGCGGATCGACGCCGAGAAGCAGCTCATGACGGTAGAGGGCGGCATGGTGCTCAGGGACCTCAtctacgccgccgccggggcagggCTCGCGCTGCCTCACTCGCCCTACTGGTACGGCCTCACCATCGGCGGCCTCCTGGGCACCGGCGCGCACGGCAGCTCGTTGTGGGGCAAAGGGGGCGCCGTGCACGAGTACGTCATGGGGCTGAGGATTGTGACGCCAGCACCGGCGAGCCAGGGCTTCGCCACGGTGAGGGATCTCGGCATAGACGACCCGGACCTCAACGCGGCCAAGGTATCGATCGGAGTTCTCGGCGTCATCTCTCAG GTTACTCTGGCTCTGCAGCCACTGTTCAAGCGGTCGGTCTCGATGGTGAACTGCGATGAATCCGACCTGGCGGAGCAAGTGGCCGCGTGGGGCCACCTCCACGAGTTCGCCAACATTTCGTGGCTGCTGTACGATGGCAAGGTGGTCTACCGCCAGGACGACCGTGTCGACGTTTCGGTGCCGGGCAACGGCCTCGACGACGGCTTGCGGCCCTACCCAGCTGCCGAACTCATTGCCGAAAGGGTCCAAG ATGAGCGCCTGGAGGCGAACGGCTCAGACGCCGCCCGGTGCTCGGCGgtgcggatggcggcggcgcagatggaGGCCTTGGGCTACGGCCTGACCAACGACGGCGTCTCCTTCACGGGGTacccggtggtagggtaccagcACCGGATCCAGGCGAGCGGGAGATGCCTCGATGGCGCCGGGGACGACGTGTGCCCCTGGGACCCGCGCATCCGGGGGCCCTTCTACTACGACTCCGGCTTCAGCGTCCCGCTCTCCCGGGTGCCCGAGTTTGTCGCCGACGTGCAGAGGCTCCGGGACCTCAACCCGCAGGCGTTCTGTGTGCTCGGAACCTTGGGCGTGTTCATGCGCTACGTCAAGGCCTCCACCGCCTACCTCGGAAAGCCGGAGGACTGCATCGACGTCGACCTCCTTTACTACCGGAGCTACGAGAGCGGCACGCCACGGGCGCACGCCGATGTGATCGACGAGTTGGAGCAGATGGCGCTACTCAAGTACGGGGGCGTCCCGCACTGGGGCAAGAGCCGCAACTACGCCTTCGACGGCGCCATCGCCAAGTTCCCCAGGGCCAGCGAGTTCCGCAAGGTGAGGGACAGGTACGATCCAGAGGGTATATTTTCGAGCGAGTGGAGCGATCAGGTGCTGGGCATCAAAGGAAGCCCGAGCATAGTGGGGAAAGGCTGCGCCATTGAAGGGCTCTGTGTCTGCTCCGATGACTCGCACTGCGCGCCAGAGAAAGGCTACCTCTGCCGGCCGGGGAAGGTGTACCCCGAAGCGAGGGTTTGTGCGTTCGTCGGCGAGGGTTTCGTTGACGTTCTCTGA